In Rhipicephalus microplus isolate Deutch F79 chromosome 7, USDA_Rmic, whole genome shotgun sequence, one genomic interval encodes:
- the LOC142766897 gene encoding neprilysin-1-like: MDWSVGPCQDFYRFVCGGAASNRTSVRNRINERFLATVIETARNEEIPAESQTVAQKAARLFKTCDDVLTQDTDYVPRIRGHLREVNLHWPQHPANRDAASVDVVSTMLELNDNWGWPCFFEFEAEKVGDYSFEVRGGRYQREIVRWNDFGIKRAAWPQRKLEKQHFHRLFDMGAAILCCKVDVL, encoded by the exons ATGGACTGGTCGGTGGGTCCGTGTCAAGACTTTTACCGCTTCGTGTGCGGCGGGGCAGCGAGCAACCGGACGTCGGTGCGCAATCGTATCAACGAGCGCTTTCTCGCTACCGTCATCGAAACCGCCAG GAACGAGGAGATCCCGGCTGAAAGCCAGACTGTGGCGCAGAAGGCGGCGCGTCTCTTCAAGACCTGCGACGACGTCTTGACCCAAGACACGGACTACGTGCCTCGCATCCGCGGCCACCTGCGCGAGGTCAACCTGCACTGGCCTCAACACCCGGCCAATCGCGACGCCGCCTCGGTGGACGTGGTGAGCACCATGCTTGAGCTGAACGACAATTGGGGCTGGCCGTGCTTCTTCGAGTTCGAAGCCGAGAAAGTCGGCGATTATTCGTTTGAGGTACGTGGAGGCCGTTACCAACGAGAAATAGTGAGATGGAACGACTTTGGTATAAAACGCGCCGCATGGCCGCAGCGAAAGCTGGAGAAGCAGCATTTCCACAGGCTATTTGACATGGGTGCCGCCATCTTGTGCTGTAAAGTCGATGTTTTGTGA
- the LOC142767411 gene encoding uncharacterized protein LOC142767411 isoform X2, with the protein MDPLRMALVSAVSTVIIATRPLTTTYQCGPFCPPENVTMKSCVTLCSEEEIEEGENGETDAFRITVLAEANQGRFRDGTPCLIEDDEVLERDGEVGEQVGMCCGGNCLEIKDGQNPCKSMMRKCQFEKEVRLNLTILRKQWESRRRRSKRN; encoded by the exons ATGGATCCTTTACGGATGGCACTTGTCAGCGCTGTGTCCACAG TCATTATCGCCACAAGACCACTTACCACAACATACCAGTGTGGACCTTTTTGTCCTCCAGAG aatgTCACAATGAAATCCTGCGTCACGCTATGTTCTGAAGAAGAAATAGAAGAAGGAGAAAACGGAGAGACCGATGCTTTCCGTATTACGGTTCTCGCTGAGGCTAATCAGGGAAGATTCAGAGACGGGACACCGTGCTTG attgaaGACGACGAGGTTCTTGAGCGTGATGGGGAGGTTGGTGAACAAGTGGGCATGTGTTGTGGCGGAAATTGTCTAGAGATAAAGGATGGTCAAAATCCCTGCAAGAGCATGATGCGCAAATGCCAATTTGAAAAAGAAGTACGGCTAAACTTAACGATACTACGAAAGCAGTGGGAAAGTAGAAGAAGGAGGTCAAAAAGAAATTAA
- the LOC142767411 gene encoding uncharacterized protein LOC142767411 isoform X1, which translates to MFCCLISSLRRRCDRFFVIIATRPLTTTYQCGPFCPPENVTMKSCVTLCSEEEIEEGENGETDAFRITVLAEANQGRFRDGTPCLIEDDEVLERDGEVGEQVGMCCGGNCLEIKDGQNPCKSMMRKCQFEKEVRLNLTILRKQWESRRRRSKRN; encoded by the exons ATGTTTTGCTGTCTGATAAGCTCGCTCAGACGAAGGTGCGACAGATTTTTCG TCATTATCGCCACAAGACCACTTACCACAACATACCAGTGTGGACCTTTTTGTCCTCCAGAG aatgTCACAATGAAATCCTGCGTCACGCTATGTTCTGAAGAAGAAATAGAAGAAGGAGAAAACGGAGAGACCGATGCTTTCCGTATTACGGTTCTCGCTGAGGCTAATCAGGGAAGATTCAGAGACGGGACACCGTGCTTG attgaaGACGACGAGGTTCTTGAGCGTGATGGGGAGGTTGGTGAACAAGTGGGCATGTGTTGTGGCGGAAATTGTCTAGAGATAAAGGATGGTCAAAATCCCTGCAAGAGCATGATGCGCAAATGCCAATTTGAAAAAGAAGTACGGCTAAACTTAACGATACTACGAAAGCAGTGGGAAAGTAGAAGAAGGAGGTCAAAAAGAAATTAA